The Chloroflexota bacterium genome includes a region encoding these proteins:
- a CDS encoding SDR family oxidoreductase, with protein MNNLQSPVSKPKCMLITGAAGGIGRATVALFTEKGWRVIGVDRSDFGPEFPTNGLFIKADISDPAALEAIFKQAQQFTQTLAALINNAAYQITKPLLETSVEEWDAVMASNLRSVFLSAKLAHPLLVSQGGGAVVNVSSVHAVATSKDISAYAASKGGLLALTRAMAIEFAPQNIRVNAILPGAVDTPMLRAGMNRDHAGDGSVQQRLENLARKTVSGKVGTPEEIAQAIYFLADNTQSSFMTGQALIVDGGATARLSTE; from the coding sequence ATGAATAATCTTCAATCTCCAGTTTCCAAACCCAAATGCATGTTGATCACCGGCGCGGCGGGCGGCATTGGCCGTGCGACCGTGGCCTTGTTTACCGAAAAAGGTTGGCGCGTGATTGGCGTGGATCGCTCGGATTTTGGCCCAGAGTTCCCCACAAACGGCTTATTCATCAAGGCTGATATTTCGGATCCCGCCGCGCTGGAAGCAATTTTTAAGCAGGCGCAGCAATTTACCCAAACTTTGGCAGCGTTGATTAACAACGCCGCTTACCAGATCACCAAGCCGTTGCTTGAAACCAGTGTCGAAGAGTGGGACGCAGTGATGGCCTCCAATTTGCGCTCGGTGTTCTTGAGCGCCAAATTAGCCCACCCGTTGCTCGTTAGTCAGGGTGGCGGGGCGGTGGTGAATGTTTCATCTGTTCATGCCGTGGCGACTTCCAAAGATATTTCGGCCTATGCCGCCAGCAAGGGCGGATTGTTGGCCCTGACGCGGGCGATGGCGATTGAATTCGCCCCACAGAATATTCGTGTGAATGCGATTTTACCCGGTGCAGTGGATACGCCCATGCTGCGCGCCGGGATGAACCGTGATCATGCCGGGGACGGCTCGGTGCAGCAGCGTTTGGAAAATCTGGCCCGCAAAACTGTCAGCGGGAAGGTTGGCACCCCCGAAGAAATTGCCCAGGCAATCTACTTTTTGGCCGATAATACG
- a CDS encoding phosphoglycerate dehydrogenase encodes MPTILFTAPYMILFLDRFGPVLEKYGLTLIVPEVEERLDEDDLLEYAGRFDGTICGDDRYTPRVLEACVPRLKVISKWGTGIDSIDQAACARLGIKIGNTPNAFTLPVADTVMGYILAFARRQPWMDHAMKTGQWEKIPGRSLSECTLGVIGVGNIGKAVIRRASAFGMELLGNDIRQIEPDFVREQRLEMTSLEDLLDRADFVSVNCDLNPTSVHLMNAETFAMMKPEAVLINSARGPIVDESALVQAIENGSIAGVALDVFEYEPLPGSSPLLHMDNVMLAPHNSNSSPAAWERVHWNTIKNLLDGLDIPTDDFNKWT; translated from the coding sequence ATGCCAACTATTCTTTTTACCGCCCCCTATATGATTCTTTTCCTCGACCGCTTCGGCCCAGTGCTGGAAAAGTACGGCCTGACGTTGATCGTCCCCGAGGTGGAAGAGCGCCTGGATGAAGATGACCTGCTCGAATATGCTGGTCGGTTTGATGGCACGATTTGTGGTGATGACCGCTACACGCCGCGCGTACTCGAGGCGTGTGTGCCGCGGTTGAAGGTCATTTCCAAATGGGGGACGGGCATCGACTCGATTGATCAGGCTGCCTGCGCTCGGCTGGGGATTAAGATTGGCAACACCCCCAATGCATTTACTCTACCCGTGGCGGATACGGTCATGGGCTATATTTTGGCTTTTGCCCGCCGCCAGCCGTGGATGGACCACGCTATGAAAACAGGCCAGTGGGAGAAAATCCCCGGACGTTCGTTGAGCGAGTGTACGCTGGGGGTGATCGGCGTGGGCAACATCGGCAAGGCTGTCATTCGGCGGGCGAGCGCCTTCGGGATGGAGTTGCTGGGTAATGATATTCGTCAGATTGAGCCGGATTTTGTCCGTGAGCAACGTCTGGAAATGACTTCGCTTGAAGATTTGCTCGACCGTGCCGATTTTGTTAGCGTGAACTGTGATCTCAATCCGACCAGCGTTCATCTGATGAATGCTGAAACATTTGCCATGATGAAACCCGAAGCTGTGCTGATTAATTCGGCGCGCGGCCCGATTGTGGATGAATCCGCTTTGGTGCAGGCCATCGAGAACGGATCTATCGCCGGGGTTGCGCTGGATGTTTTTGAGTACGAACCCCTCCCGGGGTCGAGTCCGTTGCTCCACATGGACAACGTCATGCTAGCTCCGCATAATTCCAATTCCAGCCCCGCGGCCTGGGAGCGCGTCCACTGGAACACGATCAAAAATTTGCTGGATGGATTGGATATTCCGACGGATGATTTTAACAAGTGGACGTAG